One window of the Desulfobaccales bacterium genome contains the following:
- a CDS encoding HD domain-containing protein, with product MVNLGELRRQLNREEEAWLSPHATKSSQARRRRFEERISRGHRLDFAVDADRILHSRAYTRYIDKTQVFYLVENEHISHRVLHVQLLSKIARTIGRYLRLNEDLLEAIALGHDIGHPPFGHDGERILSELCEAHGIGPFLHSLQGVRFLDRVEKGGRGLNLSLQVLDGILCHDGESHLERLAPVRDKSFDDLEREIRLKLAHPEADLKPMTLEACVVRLADTISYIGRDLEDAIILRLVRREDLPPLVVERLGATNGSIVYALVTDLIAHSYEKNYVGYSPEVGEALKTLKAFNYERIYDNPLIKQETGKIRDLCADLFERFLKDVRQKRRHSPIWRDFLDGMAPDYLEESEPAEMVRDFIASMTDANFLRQCQELFFPKPLPLRFA from the coding sequence ATGGTGAACCTGGGGGAATTGCGGCGGCAGCTCAACCGCGAGGAGGAAGCTTGGCTTTCGCCCCATGCCACCAAAAGCTCCCAGGCCCGGCGGCGGCGCTTCGAGGAGCGCATCTCCCGGGGGCATCGCCTGGACTTTGCGGTGGATGCCGACCGCATCCTGCACTCCCGGGCCTACACCCGCTATATCGACAAGACCCAGGTCTTTTACCTGGTGGAGAATGAGCATATCAGCCACCGGGTCCTGCACGTCCAGCTCCTCTCCAAGATCGCCCGCACCATCGGCCGCTACCTGAGGCTGAATGAGGATCTCCTGGAGGCCATCGCCTTAGGCCACGACATTGGGCATCCTCCCTTCGGCCACGACGGCGAGCGCATCCTCTCCGAGCTCTGTGAGGCCCACGGCATCGGCCCTTTCTTGCACAGCCTCCAGGGGGTGCGGTTTTTGGACCGGGTGGAGAAGGGCGGCCGGGGCCTCAATTTGAGCCTCCAGGTGCTGGACGGCATCCTCTGCCATGACGGCGAAAGCCATTTGGAGCGCTTGGCGCCGGTCCGGGACAAGAGCTTCGACGATTTGGAGAGGGAGATCCGCCTCAAGTTGGCCCACCCCGAGGCCGATCTCAAACCCATGACCCTGGAGGCCTGCGTGGTGCGCCTGGCCGACACCATCAGCTACATCGGCCGGGACCTGGAGGATGCCATCATCCTCCGCCTGGTGCGCCGGGAGGACCTGCCGCCTTTGGTGGTGGAGCGCCTGGGGGCCACCAACGGCAGCATCGTCTATGCCCTGGTCACCGACCTCATCGCCCACAGCTATGAGAAAAATTACGTGGGCTACAGCCCCGAGGTGGGGGAGGCCCTGAAGACGCTCAAGGCCTTCAACTACGAGCGCATTTACGACAACCCGCTCATCAAGCAGGAGACCGGCAAGATCCGGGACCTGTGCGCCGATCTGTTTGAGCGCTTTCTGAAAGATGTGCGGCAAAAGCGGCGCCATTCCCCCATCTGGCGGGATTTTCTGGACGGCATGGCCCCCGATTACCTGGAAGAGAGCGAGCCCGCGGAGATGGTGCGGGACTTCATCGCCTCCATGACCGATGCCAACTTCCTGCGGCAGTGCCAGGAGCTCTTCTTCCCCAAGCCCCTGCCCCTGCGCTTCGCCTGA
- a CDS encoding antibiotic biosynthesis monooxygenase family protein, which yields MVKVLLEREIKGKNVKEIVRLLRQMRVLAMQQPGYISGETLHAVDDPNYYLVISSWESLEDWEKWLKSPERQKLQAELDSYLTSPTRLRVFTY from the coding sequence ATGGTCAAGGTCCTGCTGGAACGGGAGATCAAAGGGAAAAATGTCAAGGAAATCGTGCGGCTGCTCAGGCAGATGCGGGTGTTGGCCATGCAGCAGCCGGGCTACATCTCCGGGGAGACCCTCCATGCGGTGGACGATCCCAATTATTACCTGGTGATCAGCTCCTGGGAATCCCTGGAGGACTGGGAGAAGTGGCTGAAAAGCCCGGAGCGCCAGAAACTCCAGGCCGAACTGGACTCCTACCTCACCTCCCCCACCCGCCTGCGGGTCTTCACCTACTGA
- a CDS encoding PAS domain S-box protein has protein sequence MTGRTVDSKKIMGGSHHHRGVLRGGATFRGRILLLGLLAGLLPSLSVILALEFFSHSLQRELSPALQDLQVEVGQRVHQQVHQILEEQLRVWVHHTAGHLRAFLAPHPPERWPAVLQDPALKEQLLHPGDQVEEIFLVDTRNRHILFHSRRVVEGGSREGGLIPAGGEALLPSALEEAGLSGSEWRNLLPSSPEDRLAVAVTISPARPGEPPLTLVAVSHGQATHQLVEPAREGVTRALKQSQTLFFSGLQQMKLSLGLVLLGLALAAMASALMLARRLTAGLTQLTEAAEAFNRGDLDYRVELAGEDELARLGRTLNRMVAGLKENTVSRVVWENTFNSIPDLILVMDGDHRLTRINQAAARHLGLTPEEAVGRLFSEVMPDLEEAPLCLLSPPRPEAPSPGPHEFYWQHRGRTFLATVTLLQDTQGKFSGAVLVARDITAFQQMQRDLTQTTHFLNQIIEAAPLAMSVVNAQGLFTHVNPQVAVEFGYSPEELLDRHFSILYANESELQKVLTELREKGEVINRQVEFLHRNGQRVPARLSIRKLYDENGQVAGSVALSSNISEEISLQRQLEVAQQQEIVATLAGGLAHNFNNLLMIIIGLTTLMLSKITPDHPFYTDLKEIERQVKAGREITRKLLSFRRGGRDEFKPIDLNNLVEFTTDMFARTRRELTVIKDLAPQLPAVEADPGQLQQVIMNLLINAWQAMPQGGTITVRTGVEELRRWDEPHFSPEPGLYVVLGVEDTGIGMDQETMRHLFEPFFTTKEPGQGSGLGLASAHRIIKNHRGAIRVHSTPGKGSLFEILLPASAAKAQVLPTPEMEIITGRGTILVVDDEPLLRKVAAKLLQKLGYQVLEAPDGESAIALFREKGAQIDLVLLDMIMPGMDGHQTLERLRALNPTIPVLMCSGYSEEENLRLPAGVSFLPKPYPLETLSQQVSAALRRRLH, from the coding sequence ATGACCGGCAGAACCGTGGATAGCAAAAAGATCATGGGGGGAAGCCACCACCACAGGGGGGTTTTGCGGGGCGGGGCCACCTTCCGGGGCCGCATCCTGCTTCTGGGTCTGCTGGCCGGTCTTTTGCCGTCTCTTAGCGTCATCCTGGCCCTGGAGTTTTTCTCCCACAGCCTCCAGCGGGAGCTTTCCCCTGCCCTTCAGGACCTCCAAGTCGAGGTGGGGCAGCGGGTGCACCAGCAGGTGCACCAGATATTGGAGGAGCAACTCAGGGTCTGGGTGCATCACACCGCTGGGCATCTGCGGGCCTTTCTGGCCCCTCATCCCCCCGAGAGATGGCCGGCAGTCCTCCAGGACCCGGCTCTGAAGGAGCAGCTCCTCCATCCCGGGGATCAGGTGGAGGAGATCTTCCTGGTCGATACCCGAAATCGCCACATCCTCTTCCATTCCCGGCGGGTCGTGGAGGGGGGTTCCCGGGAAGGGGGCCTTATTCCCGCCGGCGGGGAAGCCCTCCTGCCATCGGCCCTGGAAGAGGCCGGGCTCTCCGGGTCGGAGTGGCGAAACCTGCTTCCTTCCTCACCGGAAGACCGGCTGGCGGTGGCGGTCACCATCTCCCCTGCCCGTCCGGGCGAGCCTCCCCTCACGCTGGTGGCGGTCTCCCACGGCCAGGCGACCCACCAGTTGGTGGAACCGGCCCGGGAGGGGGTGACGAGGGCCCTGAAGCAAAGTCAGACGCTCTTCTTCTCCGGACTCCAGCAGATGAAACTCTCCCTGGGGCTGGTGCTCCTGGGATTGGCGCTGGCCGCCATGGCGTCGGCCTTGATGTTGGCCCGACGCCTCACCGCCGGTCTCACCCAACTCACCGAGGCCGCCGAGGCCTTCAACCGGGGGGACCTGGATTATCGGGTGGAGCTGGCGGGCGAGGATGAGCTGGCCCGCCTGGGGCGCACCCTCAACCGGATGGTGGCGGGCCTAAAGGAGAACACAGTCTCCCGGGTGGTGTGGGAGAACACCTTCAACAGCATCCCCGACCTCATCCTGGTGATGGATGGCGACCACCGCCTGACCCGGATCAACCAGGCGGCGGCCCGGCATCTGGGGTTGACCCCGGAAGAGGCGGTGGGCCGGCTCTTCTCCGAGGTCATGCCCGATCTGGAAGAGGCCCCGTTGTGCCTGCTGTCTCCCCCGCGTCCGGAGGCCCCCTCCCCCGGCCCCCATGAGTTTTATTGGCAACATCGTGGCCGCACCTTCCTGGCCACCGTGACCTTGCTGCAGGACACCCAGGGCAAATTCAGCGGCGCCGTGCTGGTGGCCCGGGATATCACGGCCTTCCAGCAGATGCAGCGCGACCTCACCCAGACCACCCACTTCCTCAATCAGATCATCGAGGCGGCGCCTTTGGCCATGAGCGTGGTCAACGCCCAGGGCCTCTTCACGCATGTCAACCCGCAAGTGGCGGTGGAGTTCGGCTATTCCCCCGAGGAGCTCCTGGATCGCCATTTTTCCATCCTCTATGCCAACGAAAGCGAATTGCAGAAGGTGTTGACGGAGCTGCGGGAGAAGGGGGAGGTCATCAACCGTCAGGTGGAATTTCTCCACCGCAACGGCCAGCGGGTACCGGCCCGCCTGTCCATCCGCAAACTCTACGATGAAAACGGCCAGGTGGCGGGGTCGGTGGCCTTGAGCAGCAACATCTCGGAGGAGATCAGCCTGCAACGGCAACTGGAGGTGGCCCAGCAGCAGGAAATCGTGGCCACCCTGGCCGGCGGCCTGGCCCACAACTTCAACAACCTGCTGATGATCATTATCGGGCTCACCACCCTAATGCTCTCCAAGATCACCCCGGATCATCCCTTTTATACCGACCTGAAGGAGATCGAGCGCCAGGTGAAGGCCGGCCGGGAAATCACCCGGAAACTCCTGTCCTTCCGCCGCGGGGGGCGCGATGAATTCAAACCCATTGACCTGAACAACCTGGTGGAGTTCACCACCGACATGTTTGCCCGCACCCGCCGGGAGCTCACCGTCATCAAGGACCTGGCGCCCCAGCTGCCGGCAGTGGAGGCGGATCCGGGCCAGTTGCAGCAGGTGATCATGAATCTCCTCATCAATGCCTGGCAGGCCATGCCCCAGGGGGGCACCATCACCGTGCGCACCGGCGTGGAGGAGCTCCGCCGCTGGGACGAGCCGCATTTTAGCCCGGAACCGGGCCTCTATGTGGTCCTGGGGGTGGAGGACACCGGCATCGGCATGGACCAGGAAACCATGCGGCATCTGTTTGAGCCCTTCTTCACCACCAAGGAACCCGGCCAGGGCAGCGGCCTGGGGCTGGCCTCGGCCCATCGCATCATCAAGAACCACCGGGGCGCCATCCGGGTGCACTCCACCCCGGGAAAAGGCTCGCTCTTTGAGATTCTCCTGCCCGCCAGCGCCGCCAAAGCCCAGGTGTTGCCCACCCCGGAGATGGAAATCATCACCGGCCGGGGCACTATCCTGGTGGTGGACGATGAACCCCTGCTCCGTAAAGTGGCGGCCAAGCTCCTGCAGAAGCTGGGCTACCAGGTTCTGGAGGCGCCGGACGGCGAGAGCGCCATTGCCCTCTTTCGGGAAAAGGGGGCCCAGATCGATCTGGTGCTCCTGGACATGATCATGCCGGGCATGGACGGCCACCAGACCCTGGAGCGCCTCCGGGCCCTCAACCCCACCATCCCGGTGCTCATGTGCAGCGGCTACAGCGAAGAGGAAAACCTGCGCCTGCCCGCCGGGGTGAGCTTTCTCCCCAAACCCTATCCTCTGGAGACTCTCTCCCAGCAGGTGTCCGCCGCCCTGCGCCGTCGCCTGCACTGA